One Yimella lutea DNA window includes the following coding sequences:
- a CDS encoding mycofactocin-coupled SDR family oxidoreductase — protein MSLAVVTGAARGMGAATVSRLVARGWTVLALDACLGDSEPGAVQATQADLDAVVAAHQGRAIGAVVDVRSPELLRDAIDHAVVEHGPLVAVVAAAAIIDGGDDLWLTDPGVLDRLWETDLVGVLNTAAATVPHLLAAAEAGQQPTFCAIASAAGHRGLWHLGAYCIVKHAVVGLVRGLAADLHGRGVTVVGVSPGSTDTDMLTATAGLYGLSDVAELAQRQTTGRPLSADELAGVIDAACTLGPAVHGSVLDASAGMR, from the coding sequence ATGAGCCTCGCCGTCGTCACCGGAGCCGCTCGCGGCATGGGCGCCGCGACCGTCTCCCGACTCGTCGCACGCGGTTGGACGGTGCTGGCGCTCGACGCCTGCCTCGGCGACAGCGAGCCGGGCGCCGTGCAGGCGACTCAGGCCGACCTCGATGCCGTGGTCGCCGCGCATCAGGGCCGGGCGATCGGCGCCGTCGTCGACGTGCGCTCACCCGAGTTGCTGCGCGACGCAATCGATCACGCGGTCGTCGAGCACGGACCTTTGGTGGCCGTCGTGGCCGCGGCGGCCATCATCGACGGTGGCGACGACCTGTGGCTGACCGACCCGGGCGTGCTCGATCGGCTCTGGGAGACCGACCTGGTCGGCGTCTTGAACACCGCCGCCGCGACCGTGCCGCATCTGCTGGCCGCAGCCGAAGCAGGGCAGCAACCGACCTTCTGCGCGATCGCCTCCGCCGCCGGTCACCGGGGCCTGTGGCACCTCGGCGCCTACTGCATCGTCAAGCACGCGGTCGTCGGGCTGGTGCGTGGGCTGGCCGCTGACCTGCACGGACGCGGCGTCACCGTGGTCGGCGTCTCGCCGGGATCGACCGACACCGACATGCTCACCGCCACAGCCGGGCTCTACGGACTCAGCGATGTCGCCGAACTCGCGCAGCGGCAGACCACCGGTCGCCCGCTGAGCGCCGACGAACTCGCCGGCGTCATCGATGCGGCCTGCACCCTCGGACCGGCCGTGCACGGTTCGGTGCTCGACGCGAGTGCGGGGATGCGATGA
- the mftE gene encoding mycofactocin biosynthesis peptidyl-dipeptidase MftE codes for MSRTRPAPRLEAISSARVEQLDRPWLLVPVGSTEQHGPHLPCGTDSLVARTVAARVAARLSESGERVVVAPGIDYGSSGEHEDFAGTISIGTEALRLLLVELVRSASRWAGATVLVNGHGGNLDAVRSAVRLLRTEGRSVAWVPGGPAGRDAHAGHTETAMMLALRPDQVAMDRATAGCTDPLPQVLERLRREGVRAVSPTGVLGDPRGACAAEGAGLLDGVVEEIVRRLRAVHVDADGMLARAETVA; via the coding sequence GTGAGCCGCACCCGACCGGCACCGCGACTCGAGGCGATCAGCTCGGCGCGCGTCGAACAGCTCGATCGCCCCTGGTTGTTGGTGCCTGTCGGGTCGACCGAACAACACGGACCGCACCTGCCGTGCGGCACCGACAGCCTGGTGGCCCGGACGGTGGCCGCCCGGGTGGCGGCGCGACTCAGCGAGTCGGGGGAGCGGGTGGTTGTGGCTCCCGGCATCGACTACGGCTCGTCCGGGGAGCACGAAGACTTCGCCGGCACCATCTCGATAGGCACCGAGGCGCTGCGCCTGCTGTTGGTCGAGCTGGTGCGGTCGGCGTCGCGCTGGGCGGGTGCCACCGTGCTGGTCAACGGGCACGGTGGCAACCTCGACGCCGTACGATCGGCCGTGCGCCTGCTGCGCACCGAGGGCCGCTCGGTGGCCTGGGTGCCCGGCGGCCCCGCCGGGCGCGATGCACATGCCGGACACACCGAGACCGCCATGATGCTCGCGCTGCGGCCCGACCAGGTCGCAATGGACCGCGCGACCGCGGGCTGCACCGATCCGTTGCCGCAGGTGCTCGAACGGTTGCGCCGCGAGGGCGTGCGCGCGGTGTCACCGACGGGCGTGCTCGGCGACCCGCGCGGCGCCTGCGCCGCCGAAGGGGCGGGCCTGCTCGACGGTGTCGTCGAGGAGATCGTGCGCCGGCTGCGGGCAGTGCACGTCGACGCCGACGGCATGTTGGCCAGAGCAGAGACCGTCGCATGA
- the mftD gene encoding pre-mycofactocin synthase MftD (MftD, an enzyme found in the mycofactocin biosynthesis locus, performs an oxidative deamination of 3-amino-5-[(p-hydroxyphenyl)methyl]-4,4-dimethyl-2-pyrrolidinone (AHDP). The resulting compound, now called pre-mycofactocin (PMFT), is a biologically active redox cofactor that can oxidize the non-exchangeable NADH of TIGR03971 family SDR-type oxidoreductases.), producing the protein MGQHKWFETVAVAQERAKKRLPKSVYKALLAGSEKGVTYADNLAAFSELGFAPHVVGAPAERQLATQIFGQSVSMPVMISPTGVQAVHPDGEVAVARAAAARGVAMGLSSFASKPIEEVVAANPQTFFQMYWMGDRDSMVRRMDRARAAGAVGLIATTDWSFSNGRDWGSPIIPQAMDLKTMVTRAPEALLRPNWFAQFARTGRPPELSAPNLTEAGKPAPGFFEAYYEWMQTPPPTWDDIAWMVQQWGGTFVLKGVGRVDDALRAVDAGVTGISVSNHGGNNLDSTPAPIRSLEAIAATVGDQIDVALDGGVRRGSDVVKALALGAKTTLIGRAYLWGLSAGGQAGVENVLDVIRGGIESTMMAIGRSDVHDISRDDVLVPEGFARPLTADEVSAGPAVAHRSTAG; encoded by the coding sequence ATGGGTCAGCACAAGTGGTTCGAGACGGTCGCCGTCGCACAGGAGCGCGCCAAGAAGCGACTGCCGAAGTCGGTCTACAAGGCGTTGCTGGCCGGCAGCGAGAAGGGCGTGACCTACGCCGACAACCTCGCTGCGTTCTCCGAGTTGGGGTTCGCCCCGCATGTCGTCGGCGCACCCGCCGAACGCCAGCTCGCCACCCAGATTTTCGGCCAGTCGGTGTCGATGCCGGTGATGATCTCGCCCACCGGAGTGCAAGCCGTGCACCCGGACGGTGAGGTAGCGGTGGCTCGTGCCGCGGCCGCTCGCGGCGTGGCGATGGGTCTGTCGTCGTTCGCCAGCAAGCCGATCGAGGAGGTCGTCGCCGCCAACCCGCAGACCTTCTTCCAGATGTACTGGATGGGCGACCGTGATTCGATGGTGCGCCGGATGGACCGGGCCCGCGCAGCCGGCGCCGTCGGCCTCATCGCCACGACCGACTGGTCGTTCTCCAACGGGCGCGACTGGGGCAGCCCGATCATCCCGCAGGCGATGGACCTCAAGACGATGGTGACGCGCGCGCCCGAAGCGCTGCTTCGGCCGAACTGGTTCGCACAGTTCGCCCGGACCGGGCGTCCGCCGGAGTTGTCCGCGCCAAACCTGACCGAGGCCGGCAAGCCGGCGCCCGGCTTCTTCGAGGCCTACTACGAATGGATGCAGACGCCGCCGCCCACCTGGGACGACATCGCCTGGATGGTGCAGCAGTGGGGTGGCACCTTCGTGCTCAAGGGTGTCGGACGGGTCGACGACGCGCTGCGCGCGGTCGATGCCGGTGTCACCGGCATCTCGGTGTCGAACCACGGCGGCAACAACCTCGACAGCACGCCCGCCCCGATCCGGTCGTTGGAGGCGATCGCGGCGACCGTCGGTGACCAGATCGACGTCGCCCTCGACGGCGGTGTGCGCCGCGGCAGCGACGTCGTCAAGGCGCTCGCGCTCGGTGCGAAGACGACGCTCATCGGCCGTGCCTACCTGTGGGGGCTGAGCGCCGGCGGTCAGGCGGGCGTCGAGAACGTGCTCGACGTGATCCGCGGTGGCATCGAGTCGACGATGATGGCGATCGGACGCAGCGACGTGCACGACATCTCCCGCGACGACGTGTTGGTGCCCGAGGGTTTCGCGCGGCCACTGACGGCGGACGAGGTGAGCGCCGGTCCCGCGGTAGCGCACCGTTCGACGGCCGGCTGA
- the mftF gene encoding mycofactocin biosynthesis glycosyltransferase MftF (Members of this protein family, MftF, are glycosyltransferases, members of PF00535 (glycosyl transferase family 2). The encoding gene is found as part of the mycofactocin cassette, in Mycobacterium tuberculosis, many other Actinobacteria, and occasional members of other lineages. Mycofactocin itself, a putative redox carrier, is a heavily modified derivative of the C-terminal Val-Tyr dipeptide of the mycofactocin precursor MftA (TIGR03969).): MSGPTTCALPVGTRVRLTSTVTRCHGGDVLFCTRSGAMVRLRSKARDLLAGRDEILVSDKVSATLARALLDRGLADPMWDDDALTESLDVTVVIPVRDRRTALVRLLAALPAVGAVIVVDDGSTDADALRTIAQEWDAQLVRHDVSQGPSAARNSGLRQAVTPYVAFLDSDVVPDAGCLAALARELRDPAVALVAPRVLALPVDRPGWVARYEDVHSSLDLGKTPGRVAPGTRLSYVPSAALLARRDALGDGFDADMRVAEDVDLVWRLHRAGWVVRYQPAAMVRHEHRIRLGEWVTRKAFYGTGAAPLALRHGDRVAPLRLAPLPTAAVLGAATLTRPGAALAATAVAAQLAVTSRRLRQAGAPSATWALTGMSLAATGAQLGASLNRHHWPLAVAGAACSRRVRWWWAIAAVTDAVTDHRRTHSTLDLPRHLLARRLDDLAYGAGVWWGAARSHTLGPLLPAGLRRQHTQKGDP; the protein is encoded by the coding sequence ATGAGCGGCCCGACGACGTGCGCGCTGCCGGTCGGCACCCGGGTGCGCCTCACCTCGACGGTCACCCGTTGCCACGGCGGCGACGTGCTCTTCTGCACCCGCAGCGGCGCGATGGTGCGACTGCGCTCGAAGGCGCGCGACCTGCTCGCCGGACGCGACGAGATCTTGGTTAGCGACAAGGTCAGTGCCACGCTCGCGCGCGCCCTGCTCGACCGCGGCTTGGCCGACCCGATGTGGGACGACGATGCGCTGACCGAGTCGCTCGACGTGACCGTCGTGATCCCGGTGCGCGATCGCCGGACGGCGCTGGTACGCCTACTCGCGGCGCTGCCCGCGGTGGGTGCGGTCATCGTGGTCGACGACGGGTCGACCGATGCCGACGCGCTGCGCACGATCGCGCAGGAGTGGGACGCGCAACTGGTGCGTCACGACGTCTCCCAGGGTCCATCGGCGGCCCGTAATTCCGGTCTGCGACAGGCGGTTACGCCGTACGTCGCGTTTCTCGACTCCGACGTCGTACCCGACGCCGGCTGTCTGGCTGCACTTGCGCGCGAGTTGCGCGACCCGGCGGTCGCGCTGGTCGCCCCGCGGGTGCTCGCCCTCCCAGTCGACCGACCGGGCTGGGTCGCTCGTTACGAAGACGTGCACTCCTCCCTTGACCTCGGCAAGACCCCCGGACGCGTCGCGCCCGGCACCCGCTTGTCCTACGTGCCGAGTGCGGCTCTGCTCGCCCGGCGCGATGCGCTCGGCGACGGCTTCGACGCCGACATGCGCGTAGCCGAAGACGTCGACCTCGTCTGGCGGCTGCATCGCGCCGGCTGGGTCGTGCGCTACCAGCCAGCCGCGATGGTGCGCCACGAGCACCGAATTCGGTTGGGGGAGTGGGTGACTCGTAAGGCCTTCTACGGCACGGGCGCGGCGCCGCTGGCTCTGCGGCACGGCGACCGTGTAGCACCCTTGCGGCTCGCGCCGCTGCCCACCGCCGCGGTGCTCGGAGCCGCCACGTTGACACGTCCGGGCGCTGCGCTCGCCGCCACCGCGGTCGCCGCGCAGCTTGCGGTCACCTCACGTCGGTTGCGCCAGGCCGGCGCCCCGTCGGCAACTTGGGCCCTGACCGGGATGAGCCTGGCCGCCACCGGCGCCCAACTCGGCGCCTCCTTGAACCGGCACCACTGGCCGCTGGCCGTGGCCGGCGCGGCCTGCTCGCGCCGCGTCCGGTGGTGGTGGGCGATCGCCGCGGTGACCGACGCGGTGACTGACCACCGCCGTACGCACAGCACCCTTGACCTGCCCCGGCACCTGCTCGCGCGTCGTCTCGACGACCTCGCCTACGGCGCCGGTGTCTGGTGGGGCGCCGCACGATCACACACCCTCGGCCCGCTGCTGCCGGCCGGGCTCCGACGACAGCACACACAGAAGGGAGACCCGTGA